The Prunus dulcis chromosome 3, ALMONDv2, whole genome shotgun sequence genome segment ATATGTAGTATAAATGATTGTTCTTTTGAACTTTGTCTTGTTGCTTAGTTTTACAAGAAAGCACTTAAAGGGACAGAAAGTTGATCAAACAGTAAGAAAGAGTAGGGCCCAGCtgttcattatttttttaggtgGAATGGAACTGGTTGAAACTGAGGCTATCCTTTGCTTAGGTTTATCACTTTCTGATTGATTCTCTTATCCTTTTTAAAGTTTTCACTTTgtatcctctctctctctctctctctctctctctctctctctctctctctctctcatgtggTAGATGATTGCTATGTAGGTTTTGGGATAGTTTCTGAACACTTTTTGGCATTGGTAACAATCCATTCATTGATATAAGCTTAATAAAATGAAGTGATGCAAATATCTGATTTTCCCAAAGTATTGTTGAGGAAGATACAtgtggggttggggttggtTCATGTATGATGTTCCTCCTAATGGATGGTAAATGATTTTAGTCTGAGCTCAGTGGCCCATTTATCTgaccaaaataaaagtttaatgGTGGTTAAGGACCCTCACCTAAATTTGTCATTTGTCATTTACAATCAAATCAAGGCCAGCACAAAGACCCCATGTGGTTGAGATAATTGATTGCTATAATCAGAGCTTGAATTTTGAAGGTATGACAAATAAAAGTGGTTACTAGATAAGGAGATAGTTCAATTTGTAGTAAACATGCGGTTGAGATTCAAGTTCCCGTCTCTCTCCAATAATATCTCCTAAATTAAAATTGTACCCATCAAATGGAAAAGGTACAGTAGATTTTTAAACCAAAGATTGATCTTTgatccaagaacaaaacccaaatagggGAATAGCAAGGACTTTTGGAAATGTAAGATTGTGCCCCTACATAGAGAGCTATGAGTCACACCAATGTTCACCAACTCGTTTAAAGTAATCTTGTTCATATATATGGAAAAAGGTTTTTGAATATAAGTTTTAAATGTTATATTTAAGAAGTCATATAATATTAAACAACAGATTTTATTGCCGCGGTTGAGTGAGCTCTCTTTGACTTTAGATGCATGTGAGTCCCATTGTGTTGTGAGACTCATATGCACTAACGATCATAAAATGATAATGCGTTCCCTCAAGTGACCACGACTGACATAATATcctaaatttcatataaattgcCATATACATCCTTGAATTAGAATTTCAATCAAACTTAACCCCCGAATTAAAAAGTCAGTCAATTTAATAActgaattaattaaaatggCAAATTTAGACCTTGCCGTTAAGCTGTGTGAATTTCTTCCAAGTTTCCGTCACCTACAAGATTAAACTTGTAATTTtgagtaaaataaataattaataagaaaactaGAATAACATTTAagtgaataaaaaaagaaaaaacagccCCATCCAGCAAGAAGCTCGAACAATCAGCGGCAATGGAGGTGTGTCTCTGAGAGGAAGCTAGATTGAAGCTTTGTCTGTACCATATACCTTGGCTGCCTAACCGCACCgtccaaattaaaattaaaatgaacccaaattttcCACCCCTGTTGTATTTTTTACAGACCTGGTTTTTTCAATGATATTTCTGAAGGTTTcgaacaaaaaacaaaataatgatggctggatttttggttttggtgatGGTGGGCTTGATGGATCAGTGCATGAATACGAGTTGGGAGTGGATTTTATTATATCTATCTCTCTGTAGAGAGAGACGATACGGTCTGCGTGTGTTTGgaaatttagagagagagagatgacgacgacgacgacgacgacgaagAAGATGGTGATGGCGGCGATGATGGATCTGGGTAGGGAGTGGTGGCTGGGAGCGTGGTAtggtttaaaatattctatttatagcgtaaagccgcgcggctatacttttaagaaatctctatttatagagtaaagccgctcggctatacttttaaaaaatttctatttatacaGTAaggccgcgcggctgtacttttaagaaattaagacCGCTCGGCTGTACTTTCTGTAagtgtttttcaaatttttattttgtatttttttaattatttaaatattacttttaataacttattttcaaaaataaaatagtaagTCATGTGCCAAGCCTGTGACTTTTTTAATGGAATAGTGAATGAAATTCGAAAAAGTTGAGGGTAAGGGCTAAATTAGCTATTTATATAAGTTCATGTGTTAAATTGACTGAAAAATTAGTTTAAGGGGTTAAGTTCACGTGTTATACAAATCCTGTGCCACTTTGTTATTTAAACATATGAGTATGGGGGTAATTGTAATCCCATGGAATTATACGTAATTGTAACCAAATAGGAACTTGGAGACCAAGTACCCACcacttatataaatattttagttcTATTTGAATACAGATCATCCGATTTCAAACCTAGGTGAATATCTGACATAGGCATTGAGTTGTTTCAAATGGTATCACAGCTCAACACTTACACATCGACCCGCGCATGAAGATGATGTATTTGCCATGGTGTGAAGGTCTTCTTATATGAACGGACAAACCTTGTACCACTTTGTTAATTAAACATAGTAGCACATCCATGTAAAACATttgtgaagaagaaaaatgaaaatagacAAACTGATTATTGAAGTTGTTGTTCCGATTTCTCCATCAATCTGTCCAAACATTCTTTCCAATCTGAAACCTTCTCACCTCCATTGACCACCTATTATCAAACAATGCCATGAAGATTCATTACTCTCTTAtcaagaagggaaaaaagacAGATCAAAATAAATCAAGAAGGGATcacaaatttacaaatttacaTCTTTTTTCCACTGCAGAATGTCTCCATTTTTTATATACCTCAAATATGAAGCCTTTCTGGGGGACTGCATCAACTGCTTCCACACAAATAAAGGCAGCATCCTCCTTGCTAAGAGTTCCTTTTGCTGAACTACCCTATAAACAACAACATCAAAATGAGACATGAATTTTTTCCCAAATGATGTGAACAGATTAAGCAAACTTTCGACatgagttttttcttttttggtttttactCCCAAAACTAAACCAGAAAGGTTCTATGGCTCCTTGatgaaaaagcaaaacaattTGGTATTGAATAGTACCTGTTCAAAGCTAAAACCTTGAGTTCCACCAGAAGAATTTTGCAACAAGCCAGCCCGGATCACGGTGTAAGGGATTCCTGAGGCCACCAGTATTGATTCATCTTGCTCAGCCAATTTTCTTGCATTGCTTTTCAGGAGAGCTTGAATGCCATTGGCACCTTTGTAAACAGACAACTGCAACCTTATTATTAAGTCACAATAACAaacatttcctttttccaGTGCTAATGTTTTTCCAcacaaacagagagagagagagagagagagagagagagagagagagaggtaccTGAGATAAGAGAATTACATGTTTGACCCCTTTCAAGCTCCCAACAGTAGATAAGAAGCCTTCCtgacaaaagagaaaacatttaaaagacATCTTCAATGTTTGAGTTTCTAAAGAGGCATCAAGTCGAAAACATGAAGGCACCAATCTTTGCTCTGGTGGATTAGAGTTCACGTCACATGTTCGAACATAAATTTCTCAGGTGCAATTTCCCATTTTTTCAGTCCATTGAACCAGATGTAAGTTATTTTTACGTGAAATGCTGATTTCACTGTAACTATTGTGGAAGGTCTACAATCTCTTCTAGCAGATATAAGGTGCTGAACAGATTTCGATTTCAGTATAAGTTTGAATTTGTTCAGTTCATTTTCAAGATGGTTTATAATGCTACTGAGAAGCTCAAA includes the following:
- the LOC117622505 gene encoding uncharacterized protein LOC117622505 isoform X2 — encoded protein: MAGVLPSSSTLSLLASLNLPYQKPSYSSCFILSTRKRPLVQCKAKKKVSFTDQILDYIEGGPKLRKWYGAPELLPKDGTDVEEDDEFPEGEETRDAVLVTDGDSEMGQMVILSLIVKRARIKALVKDKRAALEAFGTYVEEGFLSTVGSLKGVKHVILLSQLSVYKGANGIQALLKSNARKLAEQDESILVASGIPYTVIRAGLLQNSSGGTQGFSFEQGSSAKGTLSKEDAAFICVEAVDAVPQKGFIFEVVNGGEKVSDWKECLDRLMEKSEQQLQ